ATAAGGTGGTTGCTACCGAAACCGTAAAAGGAAACACTGATGAGGTGGACCTAAGCGGTTTGGAAGGTGAAGGCGACGCAGCAGTAGCTGAAGTAGTAGACACGAAAGTGTATACCTATGTAGAGCAAATGCCGCAATTCCCTGGTGGTAACGATGCTATTGTTGGTGCCATTCAAAAGGCCATCAAATACCCAGCATTGGCACTACGCAATCAAGTAGAGGGCAAAGTTTTCGTAAACTTTACTGTAAACCCACAAGGTGAGGTAACGGATGTGAAAATTACCAAAGGCATTGGGGCCGGCTGCGACGAAGAAACCGTTCGCGCTGTGAAGACTCTTCCTAGGTTTGCTCCTGGTAAGCAGAATGGCCGTGCAGTAAGCGTATCATTTACTGTTCCGGTAACCTTCGCTATCAAGTAATTCACTTACTTTTTGAAGCTCAAAACCCCAAGCAACCGCTGTGTTGCTTGGGGTTTTTATTTGTATAAATATTTTTGTCGGCATGCATACTAGTTGAAATATATAGAGCGTTGAGAGTTTGAAAGCCGGAGCGGAAGCAATGAGAAGTAGATAGTATAAGGCTTGGGTAATAGCGTGTTGCGGCCTCCTTTCACCTTTAAGCCTATACAACCCATGAAAACCCTCAATCTACTCACCGCCACCCTCGACGATATCGTCTTCGATGGCCGCAACCAAGCGTATGGCGCCTATCTGCTGCGTCGGCTGTACAATCGGCACCTAGCTACGGCGCTGGCTGCTACGTTAGCACTCTGCCTAGTGCTACTCAGCGTCCCTATACTGGTGCAGCGCCTCTCTCCAGCAATTGCAGACGTGACATTGCCAACCGATCCTGGAATTATCAAGCTTGAGCCTATCATTTTGCCCCCCACTGATCTTGTCAAACCTCAGCCAACTACTCCGCCGGCAACGCGGGCTGTAGTAACAAGGATTAATCCCCCTAAAACGATGCCGCAAGTAGTGGCAGATAATGCGGTCACGGAGCCACCGTCAACACATAATACAACTAGCGATATTACGCCTGCCGGCGCTGTTGTCGGCCCTGTAGCTATTGCGGGCAATGATACTGGCGTGATTACCGATCTGCCAAGTACAGGTGCTGACTCAGGCAAGACGGCAGCAGGCGCCATTACGAAGCCCTTCCTAACTGCCGAAGTGATGCCTGAGTTTGCGGGCGGTCCGGAAGCGTTACGGCGCTACATGCAACGCAACTTGCGCTTCCCAAGTCAAGCGGCGAGCGTTGCCATATCGGGACGGGTGTACGTTTCCTTTACGGTGAATCCTGATGGCAACATATCCGATGTATCGGTGATTAAGGGACTGGGCTACGGGACAGATGAAGAAGCGGTGCGGGTAATAAGTAAAATGCCCCCCTGGTCGCCTGGTCGCCAAAACAACCACGCCGTTCCAGTGCGTTACACAATGCCTATTACCTTCCAGTATCAGTAAACTAACTTTGCTAGTAAGGATTGCAGCTTCTTACTGAATAAAAAATCCAGGGCGCAAAACCATGCGCCCTGGATTTTTTGTATCCGCTTAGCCTTAAAATATGCTATATGATATATATTTTGGGCTGGGCAGCGAACAATCTACCTACATTTATACGTTAAGGCACTAACTGCATACTTTTCCCGTTAGATCACGCCTATGTTGAATCGCCAAACAACGGATGAACGCTTGGGGAAGCGCGGCGCTCATAATGTAATGCGCTACTTTTCGCTGTTCATGGCCTTAGCTTATATTAGCTTGGGCATTTTCCTTTGGTTTGCCTCGCCTGAGGCTTTTTCGTTGTCACCGGCCGTACAACGCACGCTGGGGGGCATTTTTGTCCTCTACGGAATTATTAGATTTGTCCGCACCTATCAGCAACATTTCAAGAAATCCAATGACACTTCTGCGCGCTAACTGGCGAGCAGCCGGCGCTTTGCTTCTGCTCTCCGGCTTACTCAGTACAGGTTGCAATCAAGGAAATCCTGCTGACAGAGACACGCCAACCAGTGGTCGTCTCAACATCAGTGTGGATGAAACGTTTGAGCCCATCGTGCGGTCACAGGTCGATACTTTTCAGAAGCTTTATCAATCGGCTACTGTTACGGCAGCTTATAAGCCTGAAGAGGCCGTTATGCAGGACTTGATGACGGATAAAGTCCGTGCTGTAATTGTGTCGCGGCAATTGACTGAAGCCGAAAGGGCCAATTTCAAAAAGCAGACGATCACGCCGCGCATAACTAAGATTGCTACGGATGGATTGGCAATTATCGTGCACCCGAGCAATCCTGACTCGCTGCTCACGCTGGCTCAACTGCGAGCTATTTTTACTGGTCAGACGGCGAAGTGGACGCAGGTAAGCGGCAAGAAAGGGCTAGGCGACATTAACGTCGTGTTTGATGCCAACCGCTCCAGCACCACCCGTTATGTGCAGGATTCAGTAACCCAGGGAACGCCTTTAACAAAGCGCGTGTTCGCGGCAAAATCGAACCCTGAACTGCTTGATTACGTTGCTACGCATCCCGACGCAATCGGCGTGGTGGGAGCCAACTGGATAAGTGACCGTGACGACTCGTCTGTGCAGAGCTTTCTGCGCAAGGTGCGGGTAGTGGGCATAAGTGCCCTCGACAACCCAAAAACACCTGACGATTACGTGCAGCCCTATCAGGCTTATTTGGCCCTCAAGACGTATCCTTTGCGCCGCGAGCTGTATGTTATCAACCGTGAGGCCCGGACGGGCCTCGGCAGTGGATTTGCTTCGTTTGTGGCTGGCACCAAAGGCCAGCTGATTATTCTGAAGTCGGGACTGATGCCGGCCACCGGCCAAACACGCATCGTGACCACTTCAACTAAGTAAACTTTAAACTCTTTCACTCACTCTTCTTCACTAACCCTTTTGCTCATGAACTTCAAGCCCTGGAAGCTTTCGTTCCTCGTTGCCTTGTCGGTTTCCGGCTCTGCCGCTTTCGCTCAGAGTGCGCAGACCGCACAAAAGTCACTCGAACTGGAGCGCTACAATGAAGCCCGTGGTGCTCTGCTCCGTCAAGGTCAGTCGCCTGAGGCAATGTACGAATTGGGTCGCCTGTACCAAATGCGGGAAATGCCTGATTCAGCTGCATTCTACTTCAGCAAAATCACTCCAAATGCCGATTCGCCTATGTCGTTGGTAGCCGCTGGTCGTGCTGCGCTGGCGAAAGGGAATGAGGCAGAGGCGGCAAACCAGTTTGACAAAGCGGTAAAAGCCACCAAGAAGAAGGAGGCATTCAATACGCTAAAGCTGATTGCCCAAGCTTACGCTGAGTCTGATGTTAAAGACACGGCTAAGGCTATAGCCTATGTGAACGCTGCACAAACGGCGAACAAAGGCAAGGACGATTTGGGTCTAATGATTGCCCGCGGCGACATTTACCAGAAGTCTGAGAATGGTGGCGGCGAGTCAATGGGCAGTTACGACCGCGCGTTGATCGTAGATCCAAACTCGGTGATGGCCAACTACCGTAAAGGCCAGTTGTATGTGCGTTCGCGTAACTTCAACGAGGCTCGTACTTCTTTTGAGAAGGCTATCAGCCTCGACGCGAACTTCGCCCCTGCTTATCGCGATCTGGCTGAGATGTACTACTTCGCCAAGCAGTATGACTTAGCGCTGTCCACCTTTCAAAAGTATATGTCGATAGCGGAGAAGACGCCTAGCACGAATGCTAAGTACGCTTCTTTCCTCTACCTAACTGGTAAATACCCAGAGGCCCTGACTGAGATACAAAACGTATTGAAGACAGATCCGAATAACCTGACAATGAATCGTTTGCTGGCTTACTCTCTCTATGAGAACAAGCAGAACGACCTAGCATTGCCAGCAATGGAGAAGTACATGAAGATGGCCCCCGCCAACAAGATTATCCCGAGGATAATGTCTATTATGGCAAAATGCTAATGGGTGCTGGTCGTACGGATGAAGGCGTTGCTATCATCGAGAAGGCTATTCAAGCCAATCCGGATAAAGCTGGTGATCTGCAGAATGACTTGGCTCAGGCTTACCTAGCTAAGAAAGACTATGCGAAGGCTATTGCCACGTACCAGGCTAAAATTGCTGCTCAGGGCGATAAGCCTGAGCTAGCTGACCAGATCTATCTGGCCCGTGCTTATGAGCAAAACAAGCAGTTTGCGGAAGCTGACAAACTCTATGGTGCGGTAGCAACAGCTCGCCCTACCTACGTGCCAGTATATCTGATGCGTGCTCGCGCTAACTTTGGTCTGGATCCAGATTCCAAGCAAGGTACCGCCAAGCCTCACTATGAGAAGTTCATTGAGGTGGCTAAAGCAAACGACCCTACTAAATACAAGGAAGGTTTGGTTGAGGCTAACAAGTATCTTGGCTACTACTACTATCAAAAAGGCGAGAAGGCCACTTCACTACCTTATTGGAAGGAAGTAATAGCTTTGGACCCAAATGATACGCAGGCTAGCACCGCTATCACTGAAATTACAAAGCGTAAGAAGTAATTCACTTCAATAAGTCATAAAAAAGCCCCCAGTATATGCTGGGGGGCTTTTTTATGACTTATTGAAGGTAGGCAGCATAATTAAGCCTACTCATTGGCATTGGCGGCAAACTTCTCCCACTTCTCTAGCACGGTAGCAAAATCGGCTGGCAACTCTGACTCGAAGTGTAATTGCTGACCCGTATCAGGATGCTCGAATCCTAATGATTTGGCGTGCAATGCTTGGCGAGGCATTATAGCAAAAGCTTTCTCAACAAAAGCCTTGTAGGAGCCCGTACGCTGTCCGTACACGATTTTGTCGCCCCCATAGGTCGCGTCGGAGAACAGTGGGTGGCCAATATGTTTCATGTGCACCCGGATCTGATGCGTACGTCCGGTTTCGAGGTTGCATTGCAGTAGCGCTACATGTCGGAATGTTTTGAGCACCTTGTAATGCGTAACAGCGTGCTTTCCCTGCTCACCATCAGGAAATACGGCTTGTACCTTACGATCTTTCGCGCTACGGCCTACATGGCCTCTTATAGTGCCTTCCATCTCCTTCGGAATCCCCCAGACCAGTGCCAGGTACGTGCGCTCGATAGTATGATGGAAGAACTGCTGCGAGAGGTGTGTCATAGCCCACTCCGATTTGCCTATTACCAGCAGGCCCGAAGTATCCTTATCAATGCGATGTACTAGTCCAGGACGTATTTCGCCGTTGCGGCCCGTAGGAAGATTCTTTAGGTGGTGGGCCAATCCGTTGACCAACGTGCCCTGCCAGTTTCCGAAAGCCGGATGCACAACCAGTCCGGCAGGCTTGTTTACAAGTAGCAAGGCCGAATCCTCGTAGGGAATATCCAGCTCCATCGGTTCAGGTACCACCTTAAACTCCCGGGGCGGCTCCGGCAGCGTGATGGTGATAATGTCATACGGCTTAATTCGGTAGCTGGCCTTAACCACTTTTTCGTTCACCTGCACTGCTTCAGCCAGAATAGCATTCTGAATCTTGGTGCGCGAGGTGTGCGAAAGCCGATTTAGCAGAAACTTGTCTAAGCGCAGCATCTCCTGCCCCCGATCTACCTGAATACGGTGGTGCTCATAGAGTTCGTCGCCGCCCTCGCCCATTTCTTCGTCAGCCAGATCATCGGGGGGCAAATTTTCAGTAAGCATAAGTAGCTGGTGCGCTTTTGTTAATCAGGTCTCAAAACAAGAAAGCCGGAACATTAAGTCCCGGCTTTCTAAGGCAATAGGATAAAGAAAGATTACTTCTTTTTGCCCTTCTTAGCAGTGTTTGCTGCTGGCGTAGCAGCCGGTGCGGCTGGTGTAGTCTTAGCCGGTGCTGCAGCAGCAGCTTGATTGGCACCAGGTGTTACACCCATTTTCTTGAGGATCATATCGGAGATATCGCCTTCTTTAGGGCCGTGTAAGAGCACTGGGCTAGCACCATCCGAGTTCAATACATAGGTGTAACCGTTTTCAGTGGCTACTGCATCAATTGTCTTTTGTAGCTTATCCAAAGCGGGCTTCAGCAGCGTTTGCTGCTTCTGCTGGAGTGAGTTGTCGGCGCTGCGCTGAAACTCCTGAATAGAGCCCTGCAGGCCCGTCAATTCTTTCTCTTTGTCGGCGCGTACTACTTCCGTCATGGCACTGGCACCCTTCTGATAAGCCTCAGCCTTGGTCTGATAATCAGCAATTTTGCTCTTTAGCTGAGCTTCCAGCTGCGAGCTATACGCTTTCAGATCTGACTCGATCTGCTTGCTTTCAGGCATCTGGCTGAGCACATAGTCCACGCTAGTGTATCCGATCTTTAGCGGAGCCTGGGCTAGGGTAGTCGTAGCGGTTGTGAAAGTAAGGGCGGCCGCGGCCAAAGCAAAGCGGATTTTGTTCATGGTGGTCATTAAAAGGGAAGTTGCAAGTTAGAAAGTCAAAGTTAATTTTTTCGTTTTACCGGCTGAGCCGGCTGCCGGGTGCGAGGGGCCGGACGGGTAGCAGCAGGGGCATCAGTCGCCTCAGCCTCTACACCATCGGTGG
The window above is part of the Hymenobacter radiodurans genome. Proteins encoded here:
- a CDS encoding energy transducer TonB → MMDNAQLARASFDDIVFEGRNKAYGAFVLRRLYSKHLTRALLIGIAIFAVLVSFPIIARMFEGSKAEEDAKNLKVNELMEAPPLDKAVPPPPPPPPPEAPPPPPPKLSTIKFTPPVIKKDEEVVKEEEIPDQDELKDKVVATETVKGNTDEVDLSGLEGEGDAAVAEVVDTKVYTYVEQMPQFPGGNDAIVGAIQKAIKYPALALRNQVEGKVFVNFTVNPQGEVTDVKITKGIGAGCDEETVRAVKTLPRFAPGKQNGRAVSVSFTVPVTFAIK
- a CDS encoding energy transducer TonB, coding for MKTLNLLTATLDDIVFDGRNQAYGAYLLRRLYNRHLATALAATLALCLVLLSVPILVQRLSPAIADVTLPTDPGIIKLEPIILPPTDLVKPQPTTPPATRAVVTRINPPKTMPQVVADNAVTEPPSTHNTTSDITPAGAVVGPVAIAGNDTGVITDLPSTGADSGKTAAGAITKPFLTAEVMPEFAGGPEALRRYMQRNLRFPSQAASVAISGRVYVSFTVNPDGNISDVSVIKGLGYGTDEEAVRVISKMPPWSPGRQNNHAVPVRYTMPITFQYQ
- a CDS encoding PstS family phosphate ABC transporter substrate-binding protein, which codes for MTLLRANWRAAGALLLLSGLLSTGCNQGNPADRDTPTSGRLNISVDETFEPIVRSQVDTFQKLYQSATVTAAYKPEEAVMQDLMTDKVRAVIVSRQLTEAERANFKKQTITPRITKIATDGLAIIVHPSNPDSLLTLAQLRAIFTGQTAKWTQVSGKKGLGDINVVFDANRSSTTRYVQDSVTQGTPLTKRVFAAKSNPELLDYVATHPDAIGVVGANWISDRDDSSVQSFLRKVRVVGISALDNPKTPDDYVQPYQAYLALKTYPLRRELYVINREARTGLGSGFASFVAGTKGQLIILKSGLMPATGQTRIVTTSTK
- a CDS encoding tetratricopeptide repeat protein; amino-acid sequence: MNFKPWKLSFLVALSVSGSAAFAQSAQTAQKSLELERYNEARGALLRQGQSPEAMYELGRLYQMREMPDSAAFYFSKITPNADSPMSLVAAGRAALAKGNEAEAANQFDKAVKATKKKEAFNTLKLIAQAYAESDVKDTAKAIAYVNAAQTANKGKDDLGLMIARGDIYQKSENGGGESMGSYDRALIVDPNSVMANYRKGQLYVRSRNFNEARTSFEKAISLDANFAPAYRDLAEMYYFAKQYDLALSTFQKYMSIAEKTPSTNAKYASFLYLTGKYPEALTEIQNVLKTDPNNLTMNRLLAYSLYENKQNDLALPAMEKYMKMAPANKIIPRIMSIMAKC
- a CDS encoding tetratricopeptide repeat protein — protein: MLMGAGRTDEGVAIIEKAIQANPDKAGDLQNDLAQAYLAKKDYAKAIATYQAKIAAQGDKPELADQIYLARAYEQNKQFAEADKLYGAVATARPTYVPVYLMRARANFGLDPDSKQGTAKPHYEKFIEVAKANDPTKYKEGLVEANKYLGYYYYQKGEKATSLPYWKEVIALDPNDTQASTAITEITKRKK
- a CDS encoding RluA family pseudouridine synthase; the encoded protein is MLTENLPPDDLADEEMGEGGDELYEHHRIQVDRGQEMLRLDKFLLNRLSHTSRTKIQNAILAEAVQVNEKVVKASYRIKPYDIITITLPEPPREFKVVPEPMELDIPYEDSALLLVNKPAGLVVHPAFGNWQGTLVNGLAHHLKNLPTGRNGEIRPGLVHRIDKDTSGLLVIGKSEWAMTHLSQQFFHHTIERTYLALVWGIPKEMEGTIRGHVGRSAKDRKVQAVFPDGEQGKHAVTHYKVLKTFRHVALLQCNLETGRTHQIRVHMKHIGHPLFSDATYGGDKIVYGQRTGSYKAFVEKAFAIMPRQALHAKSLGFEHPDTGQQLHFESELPADFATVLEKWEKFAANANE
- a CDS encoding OmpH family outer membrane protein produces the protein MNKIRFALAAAALTFTTATTTLAQAPLKIGYTSVDYVLSQMPESKQIESDLKAYSSQLEAQLKSKIADYQTKAEAYQKGASAMTEVVRADKEKELTGLQGSIQEFQRSADNSLQQKQQTLLKPALDKLQKTIDAVATENGYTYVLNSDGASPVLLHGPKEGDISDMILKKMGVTPGANQAAAAAPAKTTPAAPAATPAANTAKKGKKK